The bacterium nucleotide sequence TCCTGCGAGACATGGACGGTATTGTCCATATTGTCCCTAACGGGACCATTAATGTTGTCAGCAACTTTACCAAAGAGTTTTCTCGGGTCAACATGAATATCACCGTTGCTTACAAGGAGGATATTGATGCCGTGATCGCGGTCGTGAACCGGGTGTGTACGGAACTCGCCGCGGATCCCCAGTGGGGCGCGAAGATCATCAAGACGCCCCAGGTACTGCGTGTCGATTCCCTGGGTGCTTCCGGAGTAGAAATAAAGATCTGGGGTGAGACCCTGCCGATCCTGCAATGGCAGGTCATGGGCGAGCTTCGGAAAAGAATAAAGAAGGAATTCGACCGGAAAGGAATTGAGATCCCGTACCCGCACATGAAAGTCCATTTGGAAAACCCGCCAAAGGATTAAAGCTCTCAATCCCTGTTCTTTCATCACCGTAATCTTGTTCTTTTCTCATCACTGTAATCTATGCTTCTGTGCATCACTGCGTTGAAGTATACGTCCCATTTTTCATTAAAGAAGTTACAGAAAATGGGGCGTTGAAGTACACGTCTTACATTGTGATATCGTGAAAATGACATACTGGTTATCCCGTTCAGGGACCATTTATCATTATAGAATTCAAAAAAAATGGGGCAATCGAGCAGTATGTTGGCTATTGACGGGAATAAATTCTCAATTATAATGTATAATAAATAGCGGACAGCTAATAGCATATGGCTAATAGCAAAAAATACACCACCAAAGGAGGTTTCATGAAGAAATTATTTTTCATTCTGATCAGCGCGGCACTTATCATCGCGGGATGTGCGCAGAAGACCGAGCCCCTTACGGGTGAACCGGGTGGCAAGCTCGTGATCGGCACCACCGAGTTCCCCGAAGAACTCTCGCCTTTGTCGCCCTCAGTTTTCAGTTCCAATGATATTCTGGACCTTTTATATATGCACCTTCACCGCATTGATCCTGAGACCGGTAAAATGAAACCGGAACTCGCTTCGTCCTGGGAATTTTCCGAGGACCTGTCTTCGATCACCTATTACCTGCGCACTGACGTCAAGTGGTGGGATGGCGAACCCGTAACGGCCGAGGACGTTCTGTATACCTACGAAAGAATGACTGATCCTGATTTCGGCTACTCCGATATCGCCCGGATAAGGTTCATAAAAAAAGCTGAACTAATTGGCACCCATGCGATCCGTTTCACTTTCGACCGCGTGTACGCCGACCTGCTGACCGATTCCGATATCATGCCTGTGCCCAAACACGTGTATGAAAAACTCAAGGCCGATTTCGGAAAAAAGCCGATCGGCAATGGTCCGTACAAAGTCAAGGAGTTCAACGCCGGCAGTTCGTTGATCATGGTCGCGAACGAGGGGTACTACCGGGGCAAGCCGCCGCTTGATGAGATCGACCTGATCAATTTCACAAACCCGGATTCCATGATCGCGGCATTTTCGCAGGGCAGCCTGGACTTGATACTTGATATCGCGCCGACCGCGGCTAAGTCCCTGAGTGCCAACAAGAACGTGACCGTGGATTCCCGGCCCGGCAACAGTTACACGTACGTCGGCTGGAATCTCAACAACGAAGACCTGAAGGACAAGGATGTGAGAAAGGCGATCAGCATGGCGATAAACCGGTCCAAGATCCTCAATGATATCTTTGCGGGTATGGGTACGCTTTCGCTGGGGCCTTTACCGCCGACATCATGGGGATACAGCGAAGACATCGCGCCCGTCGAGTACAATCCCGCGAAGGCCAAGGAGATCCTAAGGCAGAAGGGATACGGCGACAAGAACAAAAATGGATATCTGGAAAAGAACAACCAGGAGTTCACTCTCAACATCATTACCAATATCGAAAACCCGGACCGCGTGGCTATCCTGGGTAATATCGTGAACGACCTTAAAAGTTTGGGCATCAAAGTGAATGCGCGTGATCTTGACGCCGCCGCGTTCATCCAGTCCCTCGTGAGCAGGAATTTTGACGGATTTGTCATGGGTTGGAGCGTCGGTGAAAAGATCGATCCGACCGCGTACTGGTATTCAGAACCGGCCAGGGGCAAGTTCAATTTCATATCATACAAAAACCGCACGGCCGATTCGCTTATCGATGAAGGCGTAACCATGCTGAACCGCAAGAAGGCCAAGGAAACATGGGGTCAATTCCAGAAGATAGTGTACGAGGACCAACCTTACACGTTCCTGATCGTGCCCAATCGGATCTCGGCAAGTTATCTGCGGGTTAAAGGCGCGGGTGAAGGCATCCAGCTGGCGAGCGTCTATTCTTATTGGATACCCGAAGCAGAACGCAGGGTGGCGGTCGCTTATGTACCGCCGAAGAAGCCAGAGGTCGTGACGCCCGCGGTCCCTGAAAAGGCCGAGAAGCTGCCAGAGATAAAACCCAAGACGGTCCTGGCCCCGGAGAAACTGCTGGAAGCCGCCGCGAAGAAAGAAACCACAGCCGTTGCCGTGACAACCCCGCCGGTTGCGCCGCCTGTCATTCCGCCAAAAGCATCGGTTATTACCAGACCTATTCCTAAGAAACAGACATCGCCCAAGTATCCGGAATCAGCCCGTGCACTGGGTGCGACCGGACGGGTGGTCGTGAGGGTGATCGTGGGTATTGACGGCAAGGTCAAAAACGTGATTATTTTATCAAGTTTCGGCAACCCCGCGTGTGAGGAAGCAGCTCTGGCTGCCGCGAAAAAGTGGGAGTTTGAGCCGGCTACAAAAGACGGCGTGCCGTTCGAGCAGAACACGGCGATCCCGTTCGATTTCAAACCATAGAGCCGGCGTTAAAAGCATGGTCCATACAAGGGGGAAAGCCCGGTCGGTTTCCCCCTTGACAATTTATGGAATATCAATATAATCTAACATGAAGAGCAATAAAGGATGGTCGATCATGATAGGATCTATCAAGGAGGTCCATGAAACATATAACCGTGATACTCTTTCTTATATGTTGTTTATTCGGTGAATGGCAGCAAACTGAAGAAATAGTCCTACCAAAGGGCATACAAATAAACGATATCGCGATCAGCAAGGAAGGCGAGATCTGGCTGCTTTCGTCGGCTACGATATTAAAGCTTGAGCCATCGTCTAAAACACCTTTGATAATAAGCGGGATCTCGGGTGCTAGACTATTCGCGATCGGTGACGCCACGGTCTATCTGGTAAGGGACAATAACCGCCTGGCGCTATTTGACATCAATAAGGGAACCGACGAGGAATCCGAAGCCATATTCGCCGCACCGAGCAAGTTAAAGGTCGTGTCCGCGGCAGGCCAGAATTCCCTGATCGCACTGGAAGCAGGGCGCTTGACATTCTGGGAAAATGGGAAAATGGTGGGCGCGATCCCCGCGGATGCGCAAAAGTTCGCCACGGTACCGCTGGCTGATTATGCCGAATCATCAATACCGCTGTACACGCTTAAGGATAACCGTGTCTACGCGTGGACCGGCGGGGCGTTCCAGCACGCAGAAAACTACCGGAACCGGGTCGTCTATAGTTCGTCCGGCACGATCCTCGATATAACTGCGGACAAGAGCGGCAAGCTTTATATGCTTTTCGCTGATTCCATCGTCGTGCTCAACAGCGAAGGCAAGTATACCGGCAAGGTTCAGACACCGGGAATGCCATCTGAGAGCGAATTGATCGCTAATCCAGCAAACCAGAGTCTTGTACTGTTCGACAAAACCAACCGGAAACTGGTTATGTTCAACGAGACCAAAAAGGACAACGGCGACCTTATTACTTTGAACAAGAACTCGCCTAACCCGGTCGACAATTACACCGAGATCGAGTTCACGCTCGGCCGGTCGCTGAACATTACAATGACAGTTTATAATCTTATCGGCGAACCGGTCAGGGTGCTGGCCAAGGGACAGTTCGGTATGGGCACGCATCGCGTGCACTGGGATGCGTGCGACCAGAAAGGCAACCTCGTTCCCAACGGCGTTTATTTCTATCGCCTGGAATCGAATAAGGGCGTCGCGATAAAGCAGCTGGTCGTGCTAAGATAGCATACTGGTAAAGACCCGGACTGGATGGCGCGGAGAAACGGTCGGTTGGTGGGGTTGATCCGGGAATCGTTGAGCATCTTCAACGTGGCGCTAGCGCACCAGAAGCAGGATGTGGTCGAAACGCTGCTGTTAAACTTGATCTACACCGGTCAGGTCGCCACCTGCCTGCCGAAACAATCGGTCATCCAGGGCCGGTTTTTTTTCATCCGCCCGCTGTATTTTTTTGACAAGGAGCTGATCAAAAAAATCGCCCGCGCCTGCGGTATACCCGGTGATGCTAATACCTGTCCGTACAGTCAGGATAACAAGCGGGAGAAAATAAGGCTCTTTCTGCGGGATGTCCAGCGTGATTACCCGGATGTTTATCGCGGGGTATTCAACGCCCTCTTCAACCTGAATAGAAGTTATCTGCCTTAAGGTGCGAGCGTAAATGTTCGGACCGGGTCGTACTTTGGTCCTTCCGGTCTGAGTGTCGATTTGAAAAGGGTGATGCGGTCGACCATGAAAGCGTCGGTGTGTAGTTCCTGCTTAAGGATGTCATCGACCGGGCAGAATGTTTTTACCCGGCCAAAAGTCAGGTGGGGATGGAATTTTTTATCTTCGATCTTGCATCCGAACCGCGCCATGTTCCGGTCCAGGTTTTCTGCGATCGCGATCATCGAGTCGCCGCCCTGAATAACGCCGGCCCAGAGAACGCGGGGCTGCCGCGGACCGGGGAAACATCCGATTCCTGATACCTGAACCATGAATTGCGGCACCGACGCTACGGTTTCTGCGATCGCCGGGATGATTTCATCCTTCGCGGCATCAGATATTTCGCCCAGGAACTTCAAGGTAATGTGCAGGTTTTCGTACGCCACCCATTTTATCGACATTCTTTTTGCTTTTCCCGCTTCGATTATCTTGGATACTTTATCCCGGATAATGGCGGGCGTTTCGATGGCGATAAATGCTCTCATGACGCTTTGCCTTTGCTCACGAGCGCCTTCAAGGTTTGCAGGGAGCCAAGGCATGCATTTTTACGGATAAAAGCGCGGCTGCCGTGGAACTGAAAGCGTTGCACCAGACAGACATTTTTATCCGCCGCGGACACGTACACGAGCCCAACTGGTTTTGATCTGGTGCCGCCCGCAGGCCCGGCAATGCCCGTTATGCTGATCCCGATATCGGAGCCGGTTATCTGCCTGACGTGCTGCGCCATTTCCCGGGCCGTACGCGCGCTCACCGCGCCGGATGTCAGCAGGGTCCGCGATCTTACTCCGACGACGCGTTGTTTAACGGTATTAGCATAGGCGATGATCCCGCCGAGAAAATAAGCGGAACTGCCGGACCGGCTCGTGATCATACTGCCGAGCATGCCGCCGGTGCACGATTCGCAGACGCTGATCGTCAGGCCGCGGCTGGTCAGGGTATGTTGGAGATCCTTCAGAATATGCGGTACCCTGTCATTCGTTGTTCGGCGTCGCCGCTCGTATCGTTTTTCGTTCATCGCCATACGTAGTCCGTTACCGTACAACAACGCCGTGCAACGATACGGGCCG carries:
- the thpR gene encoding RNA 2',3'-cyclic phosphodiesterase, giving the protein MRAFIAIETPAIIRDKVSKIIEAGKAKRMSIKWVAYENLHITLKFLGEISDAAKDEIIPAIAETVASVPQFMVQVSGIGCFPGPRQPRVLWAGVIQGGDSMIAIAENLDRNMARFGCKIEDKKFHPHLTFGRVKTFCPVDDILKQELHTDAFMVDRITLFKSTLRPEGPKYDPVRTFTLAP
- a CDS encoding ATP-binding protein; the protein is MARRNGRLVGLIRESLSIFNVALAHQKQDVVETLLLNLIYTGQVATCLPKQSVIQGRFFFIRPLYFFDKELIKKIARACGIPGDANTCPYSQDNKREKIRLFLRDVQRDYPDVYRGVFNALFNLNRSYLP
- a CDS encoding TonB family protein gives rise to the protein MKKLFFILISAALIIAGCAQKTEPLTGEPGGKLVIGTTEFPEELSPLSPSVFSSNDILDLLYMHLHRIDPETGKMKPELASSWEFSEDLSSITYYLRTDVKWWDGEPVTAEDVLYTYERMTDPDFGYSDIARIRFIKKAELIGTHAIRFTFDRVYADLLTDSDIMPVPKHVYEKLKADFGKKPIGNGPYKVKEFNAGSSLIMVANEGYYRGKPPLDEIDLINFTNPDSMIAAFSQGSLDLILDIAPTAAKSLSANKNVTVDSRPGNSYTYVGWNLNNEDLKDKDVRKAISMAINRSKILNDIFAGMGTLSLGPLPPTSWGYSEDIAPVEYNPAKAKEILRQKGYGDKNKNGYLEKNNQEFTLNIITNIENPDRVAILGNIVNDLKSLGIKVNARDLDAAAFIQSLVSRNFDGFVMGWSVGEKIDPTAYWYSEPARGKFNFISYKNRTADSLIDEGVTMLNRKKAKETWGQFQKIVYEDQPYTFLIVPNRISASYLRVKGAGEGIQLASVYSYWIPEAERRVAVAYVPPKKPEVVTPAVPEKAEKLPEIKPKTVLAPEKLLEAAAKKETTAVAVTTPPVAPPVIPPKASVITRPIPKKQTSPKYPESARALGATGRVVVRVIVGIDGKVKNVIILSSFGNPACEEAALAAAKKWEFEPATKDGVPFEQNTAIPFDFKP
- a CDS encoding nicotinamide-nucleotide amidohydrolase family protein; the encoded protein is MNEKRYERRRRTTNDRVPHILKDLQHTLTSRGLTISVCESCTGGMLGSMITSRSGSSAYFLGGIIAYANTVKQRVVGVRSRTLLTSGAVSARTAREMAQHVRQITGSDIGISITGIAGPAGGTRSKPVGLVYVSAADKNVCLVQRFQFHGSRAFIRKNACLGSLQTLKALVSKGKAS
- a CDS encoding T9SS type A sorting domain-containing protein, coding for MKHITVILFLICCLFGEWQQTEEIVLPKGIQINDIAISKEGEIWLLSSATILKLEPSSKTPLIISGISGARLFAIGDATVYLVRDNNRLALFDINKGTDEESEAIFAAPSKLKVVSAAGQNSLIALEAGRLTFWENGKMVGAIPADAQKFATVPLADYAESSIPLYTLKDNRVYAWTGGAFQHAENYRNRVVYSSSGTILDITADKSGKLYMLFADSIVVLNSEGKYTGKVQTPGMPSESELIANPANQSLVLFDKTNRKLVMFNETKKDNGDLITLNKNSPNPVDNYTEIEFTLGRSLNITMTVYNLIGEPVRVLAKGQFGMGTHRVHWDACDQKGNLVPNGVYFYRLESNKGVAIKQLVVLR